AACTAAACCACGGAATAAAGCCAATCCCAGTACACGCGAACATCAAAATATCACCCCCATGCATGGGACGACATATTTATTCAGCCAACACTATATGTCGCCACCCAAAATATCACCCAACTCACAAAAGCATGCCAAAACCTACCAAAATGAAGACTACCATCATACACAAATCTAAGTCATCCCCGCGGCCCGGAAGACCTCGGGGAAAACAATGTTCTTGGTCTCAGAGCCGCATTTGCCATCAGCATctaatataaggattttcaaagAAGCCCTCGACGTAACACGAGACACTGCCACATACAGCTGCCCGTGAGTAAAAACAGGACCCTTAAGATATATACCAACAGCAGACAGGGTCTGTCCCTGGCTCTTATCAATTGTCATGGCATAGCACACACGAACAGGAAACTGGCGACGTCTAAGCACAAAGGATGCATTTCCCTTCTTTGCCAATAATTCAATCCTGGGGATATAAACAGTATCACCCACATGCGAGCCAGTCATAATGACAGCTTCGATAAGCCGATCACCTAATTCTTTTACAATTAGTCGTGTACCATTACACAAACCATTTGCCTGGCTCAGGTTTCTAAGAAGCATAATCGGAATACCAACCTTAAGAGTCAGCCTATGATTTGGGAAATttataattttagttgcattcaggTACTCGATTGGATAGTAAACATCTTTGTCCCTAACAGAATCCGAAGAATCATCAATAGAATCATAACTCATATAGTCTCTGCTATCAGTAGGAACCAATGCAAGAATATGATCATTAATATCCTCAGCATGGTCATTGGTAGGGGCTAAAATGGCTCTCTCTTGCAAGTAACCAGAGTTCAGGTAGTTATGCAAAAAATCACCATAGACAGAAGAAACAATAGCAGCTATTGGATCACCAGACGTACAAACCAAGAGGTCGTCCGGTATCTGTATCCAAGAAGCCTCAACCTCATTGCCTCGCCTTGTGACAGGCAACTTCCCTTCCCCAAGATCTAGCACCCATCTGCTAAATAAGGCAACATCCTTCTGCGCCTGAGTATCCGCACCATGCACACCCAAGCGCATGTTAATAGAAAGCGACAATTTTTGAACAGAATGCCATAGCGGAGAATTCGTGATTGCCGCATCAATGATCTGAGGCCTAGTACCCCCCTCAACGACTGGTAAGATTTGTCTAAGGTCACCACCCAAGGCCATCACTACTCCACCGAACGGAATATCAGCAAGATCTGGATTAGCCACAGAGAGGACATCACGCAAAGTTCTATCTACAGCCTCAAAGCATTTTCTGTGTGTCATCAACGCCTCGTGCCAAATAACAAGCGAAGATACCATCAACAACTTACAAAGCTTAGAGCCTCTTTTAATATCACAATGTGTATTATCTTCAAGAAGAATAGGTATCTTAAAGCGAGAATGAGCAGTCCTCCCACCCGGAAACAACAGCGACGCAATGCCCGACGACGCAACAGTAAGCACTATCTTCCTCTCGCCCCTAAGGAAAGCACATATTGCACTCCACATGTATGTCTTCCCAGTACCACCGTACCCAGAGACAAAAAAAGCCAGGTCTCCCCGCCTGCACACACTCTACAATCGTCTTATAAGCAACCAATTGGTCCTCATTTAAACTATCAAACATAACCAAGGACTGTTTAGACAGAGCACATGCATCATAAGACGTCTCCTCACGAATTAGACGATTATCATCAGACTGCTCGCCTTCGCCAGAGCGAGACGGCAAGTTAAAACTTCTTATATCAGAACCACGTTTCAAGAAAACGTCAGCCAACTCATCAAGAAGTGtcggggttgggtgcgacatgtGCCAATGGAttgcttatcatggtgggagcgagtagaacgtcgccggtgcctggaagcgggatgaggcgtagacacgtacgccaacggactttacccaggttcggggctctcctaggagataacacccctagtcctgctctgcggggtctccgcatgatcactaaggcactagtgagtacaatggtgctcctcgagctgtatgctagaggtagaagaaggcaaggctagctctcctcttccccTAGGTGCTGgtctaattctaacaggttggaaccctttgcatgggtgccctggggggtttatataggcctacccccaggggtacaatggcaATCTGGCCGGGTGCAGGACCCAGCCGTCAGTCTCTCTggccgccggcttctccgccggctgctggggcccgtcgattggtgggtcccgccggttgGTCCGGTACGGAGCCGAAAGGCCGCCCCCGCCgttcgcgggtcttgccggctgctgatcactgtagccgtgatgctaatggcacaggcttggtcaggggagcgtggctacagtcccgccgcctggtgggggatcactgtagccactccgggtcttatctggttaatggcgaATGGGCCCCGAGGAAGGAACGGGCCGCTTGCTGGGAGCCGGCCTCCCTCGACTCCGactggtgaggcctccgccgtcttccgggctctagCTGACCGGTAGGGCCCGCCGTCttcgggccgtaccgacaggcggtCGTGGGAGCAGGGGCATCGCCTGACAGGAGTGATGTCAGGGGAGGAGTGGCAACATTGTCGCGCCggtgcggagatctccgcctgtacggagcactgtggccacgcccgacCCTGGATACGGGGGGATGGGCTATACTGCAGCCATACCCTGTCTCGTCTTtttaatgggggcgcagactttgagggcgccgtgggccgactgctaggagtcggcctctctggaggccgcctgctaggagtcggcccgtcaTGGAGCCGCCTTCCTGAGCATGGCTGCCTTCTACCAGTCGGCCGTTCGGCCAACCGGCCGCCAGAAGGCGGAGATCTATCTTGTCGCCccgaggggcgcagccggccccgatatcttgaaaggttcaggggctcaggttaggctacccgtggcccattactccgacagtagtccccgaagctggtgaggagCCACTGCTAAGGAGCAGGGAAGCCTCAACAGCTTCCTCCTCCGGGTGCTCTAAAGGAAGCTCATCCGACTTCTGGGAAGCCGGTCGGCTGGAGTCGGGTATGTCCAGTCGGATCTTTCTGGAATTTCGAATGCATCGGCGGGAACCAGGTGGCGTGCTTGCTAAGCTTCTCGGCCCGCCGCCTGCCGCGGGCGTGCCATATGGCGCCAGCCAGCCGGGtcggcctgccagcccacgcgcgtgatgggACGCGACCGCAGGCTGGGCCCGCCACCACCGGGCCTCGGCACGCAAGCGGATCCACTACGGCCGAGGTGGGCGGTTGGGTTTCCCCGCGGaattactgcgcgcagtaactcgcgCGGTAAAGGTGGGAACGTGGGGTcatgggcacagttaatcccacgatcccatgCCCGCCCCTTCGGCTTCATAGCCCGTAGGCTATAAGTAGGGAGAGGGGTGGGGGCGGCGAAGCACGCGCGCCCTTCCACCCCATccttcctccttcttcttcctctcgccgcagcgcccccgagccccgctgAAGCGCTGCCGCAGCACGTCTCCGGCGAGCTCGTCCGCCCGAGCCCTCTTTGCTCCGCTCCATTCTCAGCTCCCTCGCCGCGCCCCTTCTCTGTTGAGCTCTCCATGGCGCGCGAGCGAGGAGGCGAACGGGACGGGTCCAACGTCAACGAGGACCACATCGCCTTCCTCCGTGAGACGCGGCGTCTTCCCGGCGCAGGCTACGTGAAGGCACGCGTGCCGCCGGAGGGGGAGATCTCGCAGGCACCAGGGGAGGGtgagcgggtcgtcttccgctcgcacttcatcTGCGGCTttggcctgccggcgagcggcttcctTCGCTCGTTTCTCGAATTCTACCATCTCCAGCCTCATCATCTCACGCCCAACACCGTGATGCTCCTAGCCGCCTTCGTCACGTTGTGTGAAGGTTATCttggcatcctccccaccatcgagttgtggggagccttcttctacaccaagctgggCACCTCCGTCCGAGAGGTGGCTGCCCAGTGCGGTGCCTTCATCGTAGTTCGCCGACCGTCGCCGAAGAACGCCTTCCCCACCATCAAGCTGCCACAGTCGGTCAAGATGTGGCAGCAATCTTACTTCTACGTGGAGAACATGGACCCGGCCGTCGACTtcctcaacctgccggcttacgtagccggcccgcctgCCGAGCCTTGGGCCAGCTGGGCCTACAAGCCGAAACCGGTGTCAGCAAACGGCGCCGCCGCCATCCAGCGGCTCCGGGAGCTGACCGCAACCGAATGACTCAAGGCGTCCGACTTGCTGGTCACCTTCGTCGAGCGCCGggttctcccgctccaaggccggccgCACCTGATCAGCCGGATGAGAGGGCATCGCGACCCATGTCGGCTGAGCACCAAGGAGATGCTGGCTGCTGAGGTCGCCAACTTGGTGAACGAGATCTCCGGCCTCAAGCTGGAGGGGTCTTGGAGTTTCGGCAAACGGCCGTATTCCCGCGCCGACCCGCCGCCTGCGGTAATTTCCAATTCTTTCTTCTTGGACACTCGTCCTGGTCTCGATCTTGGTCTTGATCAGCCGGCCTCTCGCCGCTTGAAACAGATCTACATGTCGGATGCCACGGCTGCCATCGTAGGGGCGGATGGCGACTACCAGCCGGACCGGGTGGTAAGCGatgtggacgaccccgacttggggacGGCCGCCTTGGAGGACACCGCAACGGGCGGCATCTACGAAGCAGGCGGCTCTGAGGAAGGTGGCATCGAGACCTGGcctgacgacgacgacgaggaagaAGAGCAACGTCCAGCACGGGGCGCCAGCAGGGCAGACGCGGGCCCCTCCGTCGAGCTGACTGCTCGAGGTGGCACGCGTAAGCATAAGCAAGGCGCCATCTTGTTCGGCATTGCGCCGAAAAAGGCCAAGAATCCGACCGCCGCGACCAGGCGGAAGGAGGCCGCAGCGAAGGCGGCCAAGTACCAGAAGCTCCCAAAGGCGCCTCCTATGGTATCGGCGTAAGTATCTTTCCCTTGTGGTCTTCTTTCTTGTTGATTCCTTCTGAACTTCCTTTGTTTTATTTTCTTGATTTtagggctccgctctctctcgagaagtcggccgccgcctccatcgttgGGTCGGCGGAGACCTCTTCCACCACCCGGTGGATcgatccggccgccgacctccgggaggcgacggagcgaaacgcgcgggaggcgcgcgaggagcaggaggccgcccgcctggagaaggcggaggcggacaagGTGGAGGCCGACGCTTtgaagaagctggcggaggccgaggcTGCTGCCGCGGCAAAGAAGCAGGCCGAGGAAGCCGCGCGTCGTCAGTCGGCGATATTCGTCACCCCCTGAACTCCATGCCGCCTTTACCAGAATTCGTAGCGCTGACTGGGGGAGCTGGCGACGAGCAACCAGTCATGGAGAGGGACGACAGCGATGTCGTTATGCCGGACGTAGTCGTGCTCCAGCCGCCGCCTTCCGATGAGGCGCGAGACAAGTAGCCGGCTGATCCACTGGCACCGCCAGCCGGAGACGAGATGGCGACGGACCCAACTCCTGAGGTCCGCACCCCGATGCGTCGCCGGCTCACAAAGGCGGCCTCGGCGCCACGCCCACTGGAGACCGGCGCCGCAAGCTCTTCGATCCCGGATGCCGAAGCGACCAGCGCCGCACCCACTgggtgggtgcggggaggcgggacgGGTCCTCTGAACAAGGCGATCCTGGACGTTCAAGCCAAACTCCGCGCCGAGGCAGACTCTCTCAAGAACTGCAACAAGGCGTACCTGGAATCGTGAGAGGCCATCCGGGTATGCTTCTTGCTTCTTTGTTTTTAATTCTTGTATCGcttcgtgggggcgcgccagcgcacccattgggtgtagtcctcgagtttcaggccgactgctgagcaggcggcttggaactttaATTAGCAAGCTCCGAGTAGTAATATCTTTGGTGCAGGACTATCATAaccttcgtgcggccgccttcaactccaaagtccaggagttggatcaacgtgccgtcgacttgtcggagagccggagtaagttttcttctttctctgcgggggcacgctggcgcacccgcgggctgtagtccccgagattcggggcgactgctgagcagtcgggccggatcttcctggCAACTGCTCTTCTTTTTGTTTGACACTTGATAGCTTCTTTCtccgcgggggcgcgctggcgcacctgcgggctgtagtccccgatattcgggccggctgctgagcaatcgggccggatcttcctggCAACTTCGTCTTTCTTTGCTGATTGTTGacgcccttttcttcttcttcttttgcagaggccaacgccaccctgcagcagcagctgggcgaagccaacaccACGCTGCGCGCCAAGGAGGCGGACTGCAACAAGATGGCCGAGGAGCATGACCGGCTAGTCATGCAGCTGGCGGAGCAGGCGGATCTTCTCAAGaaggcccagaaggaggcggaggacaaggagaccggcctccttgctgagttcgagaccgaatgctccgcctggaccgacaaggaggcGATGCTGACTGCCGACTTCGGCGAGATTGAAGACATGGTTGACGGTGAGCTTCCTCTTTACTCTTTCTTCGAGCCGCCGTCTTCTGATCAGGTCTAACTTTGGCTTTTTGGCTTTCTGTTTGAGCAGATTTCTTCCCCGGTCACTCCGTTGCCACCAATCGGGCCATCGAGGCTGATCGCGAAGGGCGGAGGGCGGAAGGTGTGGAGATTGCTGCCGACGCCCCCCGAACCCTCAGTGAGCAGCTTCTCGgcatccaggcccgtctccagccggctcatcggatGTTGCGCCGTCTTCAACGTGTCGGCGCTCAGGCGATCGCCGCCCTGTGGCCGGACATGCCGgcaccgcgcactcccagtcggactgccgactggctggaggtggcggccggccgtcttgaggcctggaagggctcCTCAGCCCGGGCTGGAGCATGTcgggccttggagttcgtcaaggcgtggtaccctgggctaaatctagccTAGTTGACCACGTTTCGActggaggcccaggaggagctggCGGCGGTGGAGGATGATCTCATCAAGCAGGCGGCggcaatcgccgagtacaccaacaccagcatcTTCATCCCGGAGCGGGCCGAGAACGGTGCCGAGGCGCCACcgagagtggttcgggctgaacgcagaagacggcgaggactcggccgaggtgGTCGACTCCAGCGAAGAGGAagaaggcgaggaggaggaggaaggtgaagaggaggcgccaaaggtcggagcggacggccagcctcagctcgaccgcgcctccagcaacgagccacgcCCGAGCGAGTCGGCTGCTACAGAAGGCGGCCAAGCGGAGACTgaccagccggccgctccaccaaccaACACCACCGGCTCCACCGCTCCATCGAACCCATCTGCTGCTTCTTAGGCCGCTAGTTTACCTTTTGTTTTACCTGCTTACCAGTCTTGATGAACTTGTTAgctttgcacaattccacccacggggtgtatttcaaacttctGTTGAACGTCGGCCTAGGGCCTTTTTGCTGTGTAAATATTTTTCCgagttctatctttccttgctttctgctctttggcttttttcctttgccgccttcccttggttgccgtcttgccagccgaacagccgccctgcggactgtggctgggtcaagtacttagccacttccggggaggcaagtacttagccATTTTATAGTTttttagcaagttaagtagaagtcggccggccggctgctcaacaGCCGGTCGGCAAGGTGGGAAGCCGGCTTGGACTATGTGCATACTTTGgatccttagccatttttcatgcagACACCCTTTCTGCCTTAACTCCTGCCGACCGAGCAGTCGCTCCGCGAACTGTGGCCTCTGGCAGGAAAAAGCTTAAGTGCCAATACATTACTTGTCCGACTACAGGAAGCattacatagtacaaggcggcgagtccccgggtcgactggtcgaacccggtgccagacggACTAACAAAACAACTCGTTGataggcataatacttatcatatagataaaagagggcagtccccgagctcttctcgggggacccggagtcttcgtacttaatacagaagttagcgtggtacatactgcatcaactgtaaaaccttcgaaggaggtttgcattccatgatcgctccgtctccttgccggagtcgtctcttttgcgtgctcgaggcttctgagcatcaatcaggtagtaggagtcgttgcccaacaccttgttgatgatgaaggggccttcccaaggtgccgggagcttgtgctggctggctgttcgctggatcagccggagcacaagggctccctcttggaaggatcttggcttgaccttccggttgtagtatcgacgcaggctctgctggtagatgacggaccgactgagtgccaacagccggccctcttccagcagatcgacgccgtcttctcgtgcttctttggcctcctcttcagtgtacatggtgactcgaggggagtcgaattctatgtccgtcgggatgacggcttcagcaccgtagacgaggaagaaaggcgtgaagccggttgacttgttcggagttttgcgcaggctccagaggacggccggcagctcatcgagccaacagccggccgaacgctccagaggctcgaccagtcggggcttgatgccggacaaaatgaggccaTTTGCCCGCTCCACTTGGttgtttgactgcggatgggcaacggacgctaagtccagccggatgccctgcgtcgcgcagaaacgggccaaggctcctttggcaaagtttgtgccattgtcggagATGATGCTATgcggtatgccataccggatggtgatgtcggagatgaaagtcacagcagtcggaccattcaatttcttgattggttttgcttctatccacttggtgaacctGTCCACCatgacaagcagatgagtcatgccgccaCGCGCcatcttgaatggtcccaccatgtctaggccccagacggcaaagggccaggcaatggggatagtcttgagtgcagaagccggctgatgtggcttggagcggaacttctggcaccctttgcatttctggaccaaatctttggcgtcttctagagcagccggccagaaaaaaccatggcggaaagctttggccacgagtgctcttgaagccgcgtggtggccatactcgccttgatggatatctttgaggattgcttggccttgctccggctctACGCAGCGCTGGTAAACACCAGTAACACTACACCTCACAAGTTCCCTGTTGACTACGGTGTATGCTGCTGCCTGGCGTTGCACTTGCtaggccgagatctcatcagttgGCAGCTCTTTATTTAgcagaaagttgaggatgggctgggcccatgaaggTGCCGCAATTTTTCGACTGCTAGGACTGCaacttgcacgagggcggttgggccaggaggcggcgggttggagtcggctgccGCTTGCTGAGTTGATGAAGTCCCCGGCCgactgttgcagtccccgggccgggtgcggctgctgcagtccccgggtcgcCTGCCGAATCCCCcgtgccggctgctggggtcctTGAGTCGGATctgactgcttcaggaggagccggcacaaagatggaatccgactctggcgatggcttgacggacggcttaaggaggcgttgtagggcgacacctgctggtattgcttgccgggtggagccaaTCCGTGCCA
This genomic window from Aegilops tauschii subsp. strangulata cultivar AL8/78 chromosome 4, Aet v6.0, whole genome shotgun sequence contains:
- the LOC109749093 gene encoding uncharacterized protein, which produces MRLGVHGADTQAQKDVALFSRWVLDLGEGKLPVTRRGNEVEASWIQIPDDLLVCTSGDPIAAIVSSVYGDFLHNYLNSGYLQERAILAPTNDHAEDINDHILALVPTDSRDYMSYDSIDDSSDSVRDKDVYYPIEYLNATKIINFPNHRLTLKVGIPIMLLRNLSQANGLCNGTRLIVKELGDRLIEAVIMTGSHVGDTVYIPRIELLAKKGNASFVLRRRQFPVRVCYAMTIDKSQGQTLSAVGIYLKGPVFTHGQLYVAVSRVTSRASLKILILDADGKCGSETKNIVFPEVFRAAGMT